From Aythya fuligula isolate bAytFul2 chromosome 32, bAytFul2.pri, whole genome shotgun sequence, a single genomic window includes:
- the LOC116500186 gene encoding zinc finger protein 768-like, with amino-acid sequence MEEQPGSPACEPPFSLRRVCVSEDGPEGEEQEETTEKDAPRVQLAGDSPERHRQVSPRRSGRCWQGRGSLAPQDVDSPGQKAGEGEGGAPCPEPKAPGELQPRRPFRRKHRLYLKPKSNPAPASPGPGERAEEPGPSRGKRLRLIWGQAGDFRRKKSRLENGLEEAPLVPQSSEEEEEGKGSRSCSPEPPLPGDARPKPDFVQLIDEHGIYSTAKLVLGGAAGELEEAAVVLPPHLKRGASVASSGAEFEIREVIVDEKPFQCGVCEKAFKRAWELFSHEVVHNEERPFRCDLCEASFKRHSDFKSHRLVHTEERPFRCELCGKRFKRSSNLQEHRRIHTGERPFHCACCDKSFKTPYELQRHTLTHCTEKPFKCADCGKDFPTSNALLLHQRQHCDDKPHVCGVCGKKFTYGHSLKVHERVHTGDRPFVCPLCGKGFKQSNALSSHERVHTGERPFVCKTCGKAFKQSSYLVIHERAHTGERPYKCEACGKAFARPSLLLQHHRVHSQERPYKCSFCHKFFKDLAYLAVHEKVHTGETPYKCSVCDKGFAHPSNLLQHQRVHRDG; translated from the coding sequence ATGGAAGAGCAGCCAGGTTCTCCAGCCTGCGAGCCCCCCTTTTCCCTGCGGCGTGTCTGCGTTTCCGAAGATGGGCCTGAaggtgaggagcaggaggagactACAGAGAAGGACGCCCCCCGGGTACAGCTGGCGGGAGACTCCCCAGAGCGGCACAGGCAGGTTTCTCCTCGCCGTTCAGGACGCTGCTGGCAAGGACGTGGTTCCCTCGCCCCTCAGGATGTGGACAGCCCCGGCCAGAAGGCAGGAGAGGGTGAGGGGGGTGCCCCGTGCCCCGAGCCCAAGGCACCGGGGGAGCTGCAGCCGCGCAGGCCGTTCCGGAGGAAGCACCGGCTCTACCTGAAGCCCAAATCGAACCCGGCCCCGGCATCTCCAGGACCTGGGGAGAGAGCCGAAGAGCCAGGGCCCTCCCGGGGAAAGAGGCTGCGCTTGATCTGGGGACAGGCTGGCGACTTCCGACGGAAGAAAAGCCGTTTGGAGAACGGGCTGGAGGAGGCCCCCCTCGTGCCCCAGAGCAgcgaagaagaggaggagggaaaaggtTCCCGGTCCTGCTCCCCCGAGCCGCCTCTTCCCGGGGATGCCCGTCCCAAGCCGGACTTTGTGCAGCTGATTGACGAGCACGGCATCTACTCCACCGCCAAACTCGTGCtgggcggcgcggcgggcgaGCTGGAGGAGGCGGCGGTGGTGCTGCCGCCCCACCTGAAGCGGGGCGCGAGCgtggccagcagcggggccgAGTTCGAGATCCGCGAGGTGATCGTGGACGAGAAGCCCTTCCAGTGCGGCGTGTGCGAGAAGGCCTTCAAGCGGGCCTGGGAGCTCTTCAGCCACGAGGTGGTGCACAACGAGGAGCGCCCCTTCCGCTGCGACCTCTGCGAGGCCTCCTTCAAGCGCCACTCGGACTTCAAGAGCCACCGGCTGGTGCACACGGAGGAGCGGCCCTTCCGCTGCGAGCTCTGCGGCAAGCGCTTCAAGCGCTCCTCCAACCTCCAGGAGCACCGGCGCATCCACACGGGCGAGCGGCCCTTCCACTGCGCCTGCTGCGACAAGAGCTTCAAGACGCCCTACGAGCTGCAGCGCCACACGCTCACCCACTGCACCGAGAAGCCCTTCAAGTGCGCCGACTGCGGGAAGGACTTCCCCACCTCCAAcgccctcctcctgcaccagcGGCAGCACTGCGACGACAAGCCCCACGTCTGCGGCGTCTGCGGCAAGAAGTTCACCTACGGGCACAGCCTCAAGGTGCACGAGCGCGTCCACACGGGCGACCGCCCCTTCGTCTGCCCGCTCTGCGGCAAGGGCTTCAAGCAGTCCAACGCCCTCTCCTCCCACGAACGCGTGCACACGGGCGAGCGCCCCTTTGTCTGCAAAACCTGTGGGAAGGCCTTCAAGCAGTCGTCCTACCTGGTGATCCACGAGCGGGCGCACACCGGGGAGCGGCCCTACAAATGCGAGGCGTGCGGTAAAGCCTTCGCCCGgccctccttgctgctgcagcaccaccgCGTGCACAGCCAGGAGCGGCCCTACAAATGCAGCTTCTGCCACAAGTTCTTCAAGGACCTGGCCTACCTGGCTGTGCACGAGAAGGTGCACACGGGCGAGACCCCCTACAAGTGCAGCGTCTGCGACAAAGGCTTCGCTCACCCGTCcaacctgctgcagcaccagcgCGTGCACCGCGACGGCTGA